From the Deltaproteobacteria bacterium genome, one window contains:
- a CDS encoding cyclic nucleotide-binding domain-containing protein, with protein HEGQLLAAMIVVLHGLEHARNDQGLLQVLERIHVRGMRAKAGNLAMPPPLRPTNNTNVMACANAAELLSLGLAERLTKAGEIGCSLPPAAPGAAPVALPLFCELDTQVFTAVVRSLSYHRVPAGADLLKEGDMGDSLLILASGMASVSKNGAVLAKLGPGSVVGEMALITRAPRSATVTADEFCEYFELSRQNVHNIAKLEPKVADELQAYCRGRLLQNLLRSSPLFARFDEQTRIDILSRFKTITFEAAEGIIVQGQLSPGLYLIASGEVDVKIANSDGEMVHVATLKPGEVFGEISLIKKQPATAYVTARNTVGALVLTADEFEFVLQEHPGVREYLVTLTADRLQASREALDASGFIDDDDLILL; from the coding sequence TGCGTGCCAAAGCTGGTAATCTTGCTATGCCACCGCCGCTGCGCCCAACTAATAACACCAATGTAATGGCTTGTGCTAATGCTGCCGAGTTATTATCTTTAGGATTAGCAGAGCGATTAACAAAAGCAGGAGAAATTGGTTGTAGTTTGCCACCGGCTGCTCCTGGCGCAGCACCTGTTGCACTGCCATTATTTTGCGAGCTTGATACGCAAGTATTTACTGCAGTCGTGCGTAGCTTAAGTTATCATCGAGTTCCTGCCGGTGCTGACCTGCTAAAAGAAGGAGATATGGGTGATAGCTTATTAATTTTAGCAAGCGGTATGGCGTCGGTATCAAAAAATGGTGCGGTGTTGGCAAAATTAGGGCCTGGCTCAGTTGTTGGTGAAATGGCTCTAATTACGCGAGCACCTCGTTCGGCAACTGTAACTGCTGATGAATTTTGCGAATATTTTGAGTTATCACGTCAAAACGTTCATAACATAGCCAAGCTTGAACCCAAAGTAGCTGATGAACTACAAGCTTATTGTCGTGGGCGCTTATTGCAAAATCTATTACGTAGTTCACCGCTATTTGCACGTTTTGATGAACAAACCCGTATAGATATCCTCAGTAGATTTAAAACAATCACCTTTGAGGCTGCTGAGGGGATCATAGTGCAAGGGCAACTATCACCAGGATTATATTTAATTGCTTCTGGTGAAGTGGATGTAAAAATTGCAAACTCTGATGGCGAAATGGTGCATGTGGCCACCCTTAAGCCCGGTGAAGTTTTTGGTGAAATCTCACTAATAAAAAAACAGCCTGCAACTGCCTATGTTACAGCGCGTAACACCGTGGGAGCTTTAGTGCTTACCGCTGACGAATTTGAATTTGTATTACAAGAACATCCAGGCGTTCGCGAATATCTAGTGACATTGACTGCCGATCGTTTGCAAGCTTCACGCGAAGCTCTTGATGCTAGCGGATTTATTGATGATGATGATTTGATTTTATTATAG